A genomic window from Prosthecobacter debontii includes:
- a CDS encoding GNAT family N-acetyltransferase → MISEQPVAIRHYRHEDLETLRQITVDSFGAVALDQMLEDRLGVWNGRDWKARKADNIDDDCKVNPEGCFVAERAGQILGYITTRVDQVNSIGRIPNLAVVEAARGLGLGRRLIHHALDYFRDQNLKVAKIETMASNVIGQNLYPSCGFEEIGRQVHFAMKL, encoded by the coding sequence ATGATCTCCGAGCAACCTGTCGCCATTCGTCATTACCGTCACGAGGATCTGGAAACGCTGCGCCAGATCACGGTGGATTCTTTTGGGGCAGTGGCCCTGGATCAGATGCTGGAGGATCGCCTTGGCGTCTGGAATGGGCGGGATTGGAAAGCCCGCAAGGCTGATAACATCGACGATGATTGCAAGGTGAACCCGGAGGGCTGTTTCGTGGCGGAGCGTGCCGGGCAGATCCTCGGTTACATCACCACTCGTGTGGATCAGGTCAATTCCATTGGCCGCATCCCCAATTTGGCCGTGGTGGAGGCTGCCCGCGGGTTAGGCTTGGGACGCCGTCTCATTCATCACGCCCTGGATTACTTTCGGGATCAAAATCTGAAGGTGGCGAAGATTGAAACCATGGCGTCCAACGTGATCGGTCAGAATCTCTACCCGAGCTGTGGATTTGAAGAAATCGGCCGACAGGTGCATTTCGCGATGAAATTGTGA